A genomic region of Arachis stenosperma cultivar V10309 chromosome 9, arast.V10309.gnm1.PFL2, whole genome shotgun sequence contains the following coding sequences:
- the LOC130949216 gene encoding uncharacterized protein LOC130949216, producing the protein MAVAMQATAEALGNQINHGNNGNNGDEGPMTLYSFLKAQQVSEEQWVEFGTYQLQGEAQHWWQGMRRILQSDGVIISWKLFRTEFYKKYFPSSVRNAKELELLQLKQGVIEDFAEWKCIKYEGGLRSDIMSFVAPMEIRVFFELVNKSRIAEECVRNVAVAKNDNWESHRRDYC; encoded by the exons ATGGCCGTGGCGATGCAAGCGACAGCCGAAGCTTTAGGAAATCAAATAAACCATGGAAATAATGGCAACAACGGCGATGAGGGTCCTATGACGCTTTATTCCTTCCTGAAG GCTCAGCAAGTTTCTGAAGAACAGTGGGTTGAGTTTGGAACCTACCAGTTGCAAGGTGAGGCTCAACATTGGTGGCAGGGCATGAGGCGTATTCTACAGTCTGATGGGGTTATAATTTCTTGGAAATTATTCCGAACAGAGttttataagaagtactttcccaGTTCAGTCAGAAatgctaaggaacttgaattgctTCAGCTAAAACAAG GAGTTATTGAGGATTTTGCTGAGTGGAAATGTATCAAGTATGAGGGAGGCCTTCGGAGCGATATTATGAGCTTCGTTGCACCTATGGAGATCCGGGTGTTTTTTGAACTTGTGAACAAGAGTCGAATAGCTGAGGAATGTGTGAGGAACGTAGCTGTGGCAAAGAATGATAACTGGGAGTCCCACCGAAGAGATTACTGTTAG